A single region of the Kwoniella botswanensis chromosome 1, complete sequence genome encodes:
- a CDS encoding protein disulfide-isomerase domain, which yields MKFAIPLSLLAFAALASASNVIDLDTKNFEEYVGGDRPALVEFYAPWCGHCKNLAPVYEQLADAFPSDKVVIAKTDADGVGRELGSKYDVKGFPTLKWFPKGSLTPEDYSSGRDLEALAGFVSEKSGVKSKIKPPPPPVAVQLDASNFDDIALDDDKNVLVAFTAPWCGHCKNMKPAYEKVAKAFLSESDCVVAQMDADAAPNKPVAAKYDVRSFPTIKFFPKGSKEPIAYSTGRSEQQFIDFLNEHCGTHRSITGLLSETAGKVLTLDTLASNFFTASLPERPDVLGKAREYLATLTGADKKTNTSAEYYVKAMERVIEKGEGWLTKEQARIAGLLASPSLAPTKLDELKIKANILSSFAAQKASEAADAAEDIYEQVVDAAKQVPQQAKDGVDQFADAVQDKAKKIKEEL from the exons AGAATTTTGAAGAA TACGTAGGAGGTGATAGACCAGCTCTGGTAGAATTCTATGCCCCATGGTGTGGACACTGCAAGAACCTCGCACCGGTGTATGAGCAACTCGCCGATGCCTTCCCATCAGACAAAGTCGTAATTGCCAAAACCGATGCGGATGGCGTAGGTAGAGAACTAGGTTCAAAATATGATGTCAAAGGATTCCCAACTCTCAAATGGTTCCCTAAAGGCTCGTTGACACCTGAAGATTATTCTTCCGGAAGAGATTTGGAAGCTTTAGCTGGATT TGTCTCTGAGAAATCTGGTGTAAAGTCAAAGATCAAgcctccccctcctcctgTAGCTGTACAACTCGATGCTTCCAATTTTGATGATATCgctttggatgatgataagaaTGTCCTGGTCGCTTTCACTGCTCCTTGG TGCGGTCATTGTAAAAACATGAAACCAGCCTACGAGAAAGTTGCCAAAGCCTTCTTATCTGAATCCGATTGTGTAGTCGCTCAGATGGATGCCGATGCCGCTCCTAACAAGCCCGTCGCTGCCAAATACGATGTCCGATCTTTCCCAACTATCAAATTCTTCCCTAAGGGATCGAAGGAACCTATCGCTTATTCTACTGGTAGATCGGAACAACAATTcattgat TTCCTCAACGAACACTGTGGAACCCACCGATCCATCACTGGTCTCCTTTCTGAGACTGCCGGTAAAGTCCTTACTCTCGATACTCTCgcttccaacttcttcaccgcTTCTCTCCCTGAGAGACCTGATGTTCTCGGTAAAGCCAGAGAATACCTCGCCACTTTGACTGGGGCCGATAAGAAGACCAACACTTCTGCTGAATACTATGTCAAAGCGATGGAGAGAGTCAttgagaaaggtgaaggttgGTTAACCAAGGAACAAGCTAG AATTGCCGGCTTACTCGcctcaccttctttggcACCCACGAAACTCGATGAACTCAAAATCAAAGCCAACATTCTCTCTTCATTCGCTGCTCAGAAAGCCTCAGAGGCTGCCGATGCGGCTGAAGATATCTACGAACAAGTTGTAGATGCTGCTAAGCAAGTCCCACAACAAGCCAAAGATGGTGTGGATCAGTTTGCCGATGCGGTTCAAGATAAAGctaagaagatcaaggaggagCTTTAA
- a CDS encoding T-complex protein 1 subunit epsilon, with the protein MSVGQIDPGQAVYAQDENGRPFIIVREQGKKVRTHGLEAIRSHILAARAVTNIIKSSLGPRGLDKILISPDGDITVTNDGATILGQMEVEHQIAKLLVEVSKSQDDEIGDGTTGVVVLAGALLSSALDLLDRGIHPIRIADGYEKACEVAVQELDRVADKIEFSKEDTTNLLKTAKTSLGSKIVSIAHDKFANIAVDAVLSVADLARRDVDFELIKVDGKVGGSLEDTSLVKGVVVDKDMSHPQMPSTVKDAKIAILTCPFEPPRPKTKHKLDIESVEEFKKLREYEKEKFQDMIKMVKDTGANLVICQWGFDDEANHLLMQNELPAVRWVGGPEIELIAIATNGRIVPRFEDLSADKLGRAGLVRELTFGTTRDKMLVIEECANTRAVTVFVRGSNKMIIDEAKRALHDAICVVRNLVKDNRVVYGGGAAEICASIAVSKKADEIPSIEQYAMRAFSKALDAIPLALAENSGLSPIDTLADVKSRQVTEGNPRLGIDCLGKGENDMKTQHVYDPLISKRQQFLLATQVVRMILRVDDVIDASAFKDE; encoded by the exons ATGTCGGTAGGTCAAATAGATCCTGGACAAGCAGTCTACGCTCAAGATGAG AATGGAAGACCATTTATCATCGttcg TGaacaagggaagaaagtgCGAACGCATGGATTAGAAGCTATCAGG AGTCATATCCTTGCTGCTCGAGCTG TCacaaatatcatcaaatcttCACTTGGTcctcgag GTCTCGACAAAATCCTCATCTCGCCAGACGGAGATATAACAGTCACCAATGACGGTGCTACCATATTGGGTCAGATGGAAGTAGAACATCAGATCGCCAAGTTGTTGGTGGAAGTTTCGAAATCGCAGGATGATGAAATTGGAGATGGTACGACAGGTGTAGTCG TCCTTGCCGGCGCCCTTCTCTCATCGGCTTTAGATCTCTTGGATCGAGGTATTCACCCAATCAGGATAGCAGATGGTTATGAGAAAGCCTGTGAAGTCGCTGTGCAAGAGTTGGATCGAGTAGCTGATAAG ATCGAGTTCAGTAAAGAAGATACTACCAATTTATTGAAAACAGCCAAGACAAGTTTGGGAAGTAAGAT TGTTTCAATAGCCCACGACAAATTCGCCAACATCGCTGTCGACGCCGTTCTCTCCGTAGCGGACCTAGCAAGGCGCGATGTCGATTTCGAACTGATCAAAGTCGATGGTAAAGTCGGGGGATCATTGGAAGATACTTCACTGGTGAAAGGTGTCGTAGTTGACAAAGATATGTCGCACCCTCAAATGCCCAGTACGGTCAAAGATGCCAAGATCGCGATATTGACTTGTCCGTTTGAACCTCCTCGACCTAAGACTAAACATAAGTTGGACATTGAGTCTGTGGAGGAGTTCAAGAAACTGAGGGAgtatgagaaagagaagttcCAAGATATGATTAAGAT GGTCAAGGACACTGGAGCCAACCTAGTCATCTGTCAATGGGGTTTCGACGATGAAGCCAACCATTTACTCATGCAGAATGAATTACCAGCTGTCCGATGGGTCGGTGGACCGgagattgag ctcattGCTATCGCCACCAACGGACGAATTGTACCTCGATTCGAAgatctttcagctgataagCTTGGTCGAGCCGGTCTCGTCAGGGAGCTCACATTCGGTACTACGAGGGATAAGATGCTGGTCATTGAGGAGTGTGCGAATACCAGAGCTGTCACCGTTTTCGTAAGGGGAAGTAACAAGATG ATCATCGACGAAGCCAAAAGAGCACTTCACGATGCCATCTGTGTGGTACGAAACCTTGTTAAAGACAACCGAGTAGTATATGGAGGTGGTGCTGCTGAGATCTGCGCTTCCATTGCTGTATCCAAGAAGGCTGATGAA ATCCCATCGATCGAGCAATACGCTATGAGAGCGTTCTCGAAAGCTCTCGATGCCATCCCTCTCGCCTTGGCCGAAAACTCTGGTTTATCACCTATCGATACCCTGGCAGATGTGAAATCTAGACAGGTCACCGAAGGTAACCCCAGATTAGGTATTGACTGTCTCGgaaaaggagagaatg ATATGAAAACACAACATGTATACGATCCATTGATCTCGAAACGACAACAATTCTTATTAGCTACTCAAGTGGTGAGAATGATTTTAAGAgtggatgatgtgatag ATGCATCTGCCTTCAAAGATGAATAA